The genomic stretch agttagttacctactccatgttagagttctagtcctattatgagtccaagtcccactaggagtgtctagtcctatttggaaactagctcctagttatgttaggattgttattctgccctctttaaatagacaATAGACTCGATAGGCTCAATTAAAAGAATTTAAGGATCAGTTTGGTGTTATATATGACAATCCTTTTGATATCTGAAATTTCTTATTTAATTCCTATGCTTAAAAAATAGAGTAAAGGTGGTTTACCCTGGTAACTGCTTCTACATCGACCAATTTTTGGACTGCATTGTACACCACAAACAGATGAAAACACTTTGAGTAAATATTGTTTCAAAAGGTTGTACTACTCATCAAGGCACATCATGTTGTGGATATATACGAAAGATTAGGGTGCTGGAAGTGAAAAAAGCTTTGAAGAGGATGAAAATAGGCACATGACAGCTAGTCCAAATGGTGTCCTAATATGACATGACTTCACCTTTTGCGTCAGTCTTCTCCCAATTTTCTGATGTTTCTAAATATGCTAGGGCTGCATTTGTTTCAATGGTGAAAAGCTTTCTGGGAACTGAGATTCGTtgataaaatttattttgttattagTTGCAATTGTATCATAAACCACACTTTTTCTTGAAAATGACTTAGATATTTAAATTGAAATTACTTTCCAAAATTTTGTactatatttttggaagatcatttatgttttctctGGACAATCTGATTTTCCTTAGGTTTTAAGCAAGCCTTGTTTACATTGAGGTTTCAATGTTTCCctggcaaatttttttcctGAAACTTGATATTTACTTGCAAAAATTATTTTGTATGCTTTTACCATTAGCCTTTCTTATTGTACATGAGCAGAGCATGTATATTTTGGCATTTTGTTTGAGGAAAACGAATATATCCTTGTGCATTTGTATTACAATTTTCCAATTATCCAATTGCTTCTTActattcttttccttcttcatcCTGGATCGAAGTCTCATCTACTAATGGggcattattatatttttgttgCAAGTTTTCCAAAAATGTATGACATATACTGTGAAAATTGGGTTAAGTTCACTTAAAGATCTTTATATGACTTGTATTGTCAATGCATGGTTTACACTGTTTTGCCAGAGTTCATGGTGAACATATCTTCATGTGCTAGGATTGGCAGTTGTGTTTCTAATTTGTAATGAAAAAACTATGTAATTTCCGTTCAGATAGATCCCTAAgatatttccactaaaataaataaagtaaatggTTGTTTTTTGACACACTGGGTTTGGATTTATATTTATTGGCAGGATCAAGCTTCCCTCTGGTGCGAAGAAGATTGTACCAAGTGGGTGCAGAGCTATGATTGGGCAAGTTGCTGGTGGGGGTAGGACTGAGAAACCCATGCTCAAGGCAGGTAATGCATACCACAAATTCAGGGTGAAGAGGAACTGTTGGCCAAAGGTTCGTGGTGTTGCCATGAATCCAGTGGAGcatcctcatggaggaggaaacCACCAACATATTGGACATGCGAGCACAGTCCGCCGTGATGCACCTCCTGGCCAGAAAGTGGGTCTCATTGCTGCAAGGAGGACTGGTCGGCTTCGAGGTCAAGCTGCTGCCACAGCTGCTAAAGCTGATAAGACTTCTTAGTGagttaaaatattttctttcaggTCTTCAATTGTTATATATCCTTGGAACCTCTTCAGGATACTTGTTTCATGAGAGGAAGAGGCCAATCGGTTTTTGAATCTATCCCCTTTAGAAGTTTTGTAGCGAGAGATTTGCTTAGAATTTTGAGATAGTTGTGATGTGCTGTATAAGAATTGAGTTGATGTTTAATGAAACACTATTGGTGATGTTGCTCAAATAAGTCTGTTGGAAAGAACATCAGCCCATCCGATTGGGCCCACTCTGCTAAGCCTCAAACAGGGGAAACTAACTGTTTTGTTGAAACCAAAACTTTTGCAGCCTAAAATTTGCAATCACATGTGGGTCATCCCTGACAAGTTCTCCTCCCATTTATATCCGTCAAACGAGTCCTAAGGGAAAATGGTTGCTGTGGCGGGAGTGTGGTATTGTGCGAGACACATGGGAAACCAAATGACTTCCCTCCCCTCCCACCCATGAAATGTAAAGTTATGTCCCTGATGAAGCTTTTTTGTGTGCTCCCATTATTCCGTATGTAGGTGTAAGGATGAATCAAGAGATTAatattgcatatttttattattttaatgcaAGTTGGACCTGATGTAATCCGTTAATGGTCCATGGAGTATCAGTATAGCACAGGTATTGGCAATATGGGGAAAAGATAAGgataaaattacatgattacacacttttgggatttttttttctaaaaattatccacttaaagtttaagttgataaaaatacataaaattaagtttgggtttacaaaactatcaagttaacaaaaatacctaaaaaaactcaaaatagtgattcttttATAATTGAAACTtcgagtgggtagttttgtaaatccaaattcaattttgggtttaattgaaacttttgatgaataattttgttaagagaaatccaaaagtgagtaatcatatgtaatttcttaaaaaaacaaCTTAATGCCGACAAAGGAAAAAGTCCAACATGCAATTCAttccaaatttaaaaaaaaaaaaaaaaaaaaaaaaaaaatccaaaatgggCTAATAGAATAGGCCCACTAATCCCTTGGATAAGATTAATCCACAACAGGCCTCTCCCCACCAGAAAATACAAAAAGGTAGTAAATTCATGCCCATGACTAACGCAAGACTTTGAAAACTTCTTGGTTTATTTATtaacttgtttattttttaaatcttaattTCACCAAGTAAGGGTGCCTTTTTGTTAAGATTTTGCACTCGTATAGTCACATTAGAGACTTTGATAAGAAGGCCTGCCTTACAGCCCAATTTAACCCTTTCAAAATAGGGCCCCTTCAAAATAAACATTGACTGGCTAAGTTACATGATAGGGCTGCTAGGAGCCTAGGCCAAGGGCTGGGAAGGCTTGAAACATTCTCAGGTGTCGTCAGGAAAAAGGTGTTGAGACGTGTATCCAAACCCTCTCTACCATTGCCCAGGTCTTGCCCATATCtatttgggcaaatgtcacatttttttttttttgtagaaaaatGCCACATGACAAGATGATGATTCAACAGTTTTTGGTGCCAATGCACTTTTCTCAAACTGTTGGATCATCGCCTTATCATGTGACGCTCGCATAAGAAACTATGAACCGATCTGGGCTATGGGCTCTAGAGAGAGGAGCCGAATGACATCAGTTCCCTCCCCTCATCAGGAGTAGTAGCAGTTCCCTCCCCTCATCACCCAATACACTAAATGGCATGAATAGGCGATAGCCACACCAAATGGGGTTGATAGGTTAAACGTGGAGATGAATGGCCAGTGAAGCACAAATTTTTTATAACCCTATCTATTCAACAACTATGCCGTTGACTCTCCACACTTAACAGGTTTTATCAAGCCTCCTTGTCCCTGTAATTAGGTCACCAACCTATCAGCTCCAACATTTCATGGAGACACAATCAATTCTTCCTTGCAGCCACAGCAAATGGGAGGCTCCCCTCTCACTCTCTCAGTTGGCGGCATATGGAAGTATCGAAGAAGAGAGGTATTGTAGGATGTATTCCCAATAACAAATCAGGGATCGGTGCATGTGGCACTCGACCTATAACTAAAAACTACGGCAACCTTATTGCGGAATGCCCATCTCCCACCACAGACATCTGCAAGTGGTTTGGGAGGCAGTAGTGCAATGCTGCTATTGATGCCAAACACATTCAAGTTGTCCAAGTCATGGACAAAGTGGAGAAACACAGTCTTCGTGAGAAGATTTTGACAAGATTACATGAATTAAATTCAATTAGTGTTATAAAGCCTGAATCTGATGGAGTACATGAATCTTTGAATCAGACGCCATTTTCATCCACTTGTAACGTGGAATCATTTCCACTTGATGACCGAGAGTCACATCATTCATCATTGATATTATAGATATCAGAAGTAATAACTTTAATGCCTCAAAGATATAATTCCATGGACAAGGTTACAAATAGAAAATATCAAAGGATCAACATGGTTGCCTTCTTGCAAAGCAAAGACATTATGGAAGACATCTCGTGACAGATCATTTTGGGAACTACCTAGTTCAGAAGCTGCTCGTCTGTGATGGTGATCAGAGAATATAGATGTAAGGGTGGTGTTTTCTCTTTATATACTTTTAATTgacaagaataaagaaaaatctGATCTTGATGATTCATGAAACATCAATCTATGATAGAATTAAATCACATAACAAAATAGAATCCTGTAATATATTGAATTTCTCCAATACCTTGGTCTTGATATTCGAGTTTTCATTGTCATAACTTTTCCTTTATTCTAACATGCATTTCTGTTTTGGTAAAGTTATATTCTaacatgcatataggttcaaaGATGGGACCAAAGAAATGGTGTATTGTAAAGAAATTATGTACCGTGAATACTTTGGGACACTGGGTTGTTATAAACAAATGTCATGCAACTAGAACAAGGTATGGTGTTATTCTGAATTCATTAGTTGTGATGAATGCATGCCTTTTTAATGACAATTCAAGAATAGCTGACATGCATATTATCAAGCCAATGAAATGTTCATTTTGTGTTTTAGTTTTATATTACAAAATAAATGTTATTAAGACAGTTGTTAGCACTTATTTACTTTTATGatgatttaattatttaattatttgtgtatatatatatatatatatatggatgttGCAAGGATTCTCTCTGATGGTCCACCTCATAGATTAAAGAGAACCTATGAGAATCTTATTGTAACCAGTGTTggtaaaaaaaacagagagtTAATTATAAACTTACATTTTTTGCCTTTGAGTATGATacgatatgtttttttttttctttttttttcttttttggggtggggggtgggggtttaATTATGATAAATTCTGACATTCCACATGTCTACACAAAATATGTGCAGCTTTTAATAAAGGAaagtgacaatttttttttttttttttgctaacgattgGTATCCAGGCCGAATtagtcccgtgggcccataTTAACCCTACAATTGCATGGATCGGgttataccggggttgaataagaatcattcaactttcattgaaagcagtgaagaacactaaacacccccatgtgtgtgaagagacaattcattctcaaataaattaaaaaatatttttttggtaaacttttGACCATTACATTAAATACTTTTTTGAGAATATTACAACTagcaatcaaaataaatttacaaCTTCTCACTTTATCagattgggatcctctccaatgcagGGGGTTGGGACGCCCACTGAGGCCTCTCTAGCCGACAAATTGTCTGTAGTTGCTACACCGATGCAGTGAACTTCGGGTGGTAGGGAGCCCTTTGGGGAGCATGTCCAGATGCTCTCAACTGTCCAATGCCCACCACACCTCATTCCTTGCTGCAAAGGATGTGCACTCAAAAATTCAGTGTATCAGCTAAGTATTCCTCAACGTTTTATCttaaaaactttatttttttttattaaaaaaaaaggcaaaaagaaaaCATGTTTTATGCATGTTAGAGAAACACACTTATtagttattaccaaaaaaaaaggaaaaaagaaaagcatttcCTGTCTTAGGGGTGTTGCATTGCTGCCCAAACTCAAATTCAGGTGTTGCCAGCAATAGTTGCTCTAGCTCCGTTAGGAGattgggaggaggaagaagaaatgggggaggaaagtggaaaaaaaatctccaacGTGCTGTGAGTCCAATCCCTCATCTGACAATTGGGAGACCTAGGGGAGTGAGCCCATATATTAGACTGCAAGTCCGGATCATCCTTACCGTCGGATGAGGGGTTGAGGCACCCAGCGCGTTGGAGAGGAGTCATAGGAAAGTgaagatttggatttttttatcgACCTATGTTGGTTGAactgttggatttttttttaatggaatgtGTTagctcttttctcttcttttggatgagtcaaaaaaacacaaaacagagCTTACAATCAAGCATGAAGTACATCCTAATTAAAAGACCTTGcaaattatccatttttttcatatttaaaaaatgcTATACTGGTTACCAATCATGTTAGGCGATCAATGAATAAACCAACACTCGCTATGCCAATGAAGTAGATTGTAGTATACTTTTAAGGGGAAAAAACGCTAACCGTTCACCCTCTACATCCAAACACAGGCGGTATGAAAAGACCACCCTACCCCACATGGTTGATGTCTCCGCCTGTTCTCCCATTGGTCCTTGTAGCATTCTCTTGCCTATATCTTTATTGTGGGtaattttttgatgattcctttttaGGGGTGTCAGTGACGATTTCACCACCCAAGTTTTTGAGTTTATTCATTCTTGAGGAGGTTTGTATTTTAGGTTCAAGGTTGAGGTTTAATAAATTAGGGTTTCATAGTTTAAGTTTAGAAATCCTTAACAAAGTTGTTTGGAAGACAAAGTCCATGTTTCCAACTACGTTTAGATGAAATGATCCAAAGGTGTCGCATTGCCTTACTTTTTCTTTATCATTTCCCCCCTttactctctctccctttatCTTTAACGATCCATgtgccaaccccatttagttgggaaaaggcaaAGTTGTTGCCGTAGTAGTTTATGTTTAGAATTTGAGCTGGTTGGGAAAGATGGTCGAACATTGAGAAGATGGCCTGATTCATAAATTCATGGCACATGGCACATGGCACATGGCACATGGCACAAATTCATTTTAGTACAAACTCCTTACCTTTACATGATGGTAGAACAAAAGGAAGAAAGCTTTTCTTGGGGAAAAACACAATATTGTTTATCATATTTGAAAGGTTAACCAAATCATGTCCAAAGTTATAATAGCATATTGATCCTAAGTAAGCTGATCCATCAAACCAGACTCCTGACTCTGCACTGTCATATTCTTCCAATACAACAGCACAGCAATTATCCAATACAAGTTCTCTTCGAATTCGCATTTTATCTTGATACCTCAAGCATAATAATGCGATTACAAGAAACCATACTAGAATCAGAACTTCCCAAGTCCTGATCGATAACTTTTCCCATTGAAACCAATGAAGTTAGTTTTTGGGAAAGATGAAATATCAGTACCGATGTGCCTCCCCAAAAAGTAAATAATGGTAGAAAGTCAATAGTTTTGAGTCGACCAACTCAGGAGAAGTTTAtttcttctcccccctccctccttTCTCTACAACTTTGATGCCTAATTTGAATCACTTAAATACTGCAGAGCACACTTTGACATCCATTTCTTAACCAGATAACCTCAACATATCCGTTGTATGATGGACAATCAAACCCCAGTGTATTTCATTTCTAATACCCTCATTGACTTACCATGACATTGAAATTGGAACAATAACAGGACCACTTAGGGAAAACTATCAGAAAGGGCTAATGCAGAGAAAACAGAAACTTGCTATGGAGAAATGGACATTTTAAATactaaatcataccaaatcttGTTGCTATAGACTAAGTTGTTCAAACCTGTCATGACAGGCTTGGAAATATGTTCCAGCAGTAAAACAAATAATGGAAGTACCAAGAATTTGGCTCAAGTGGATGAAGAACCTGTATGCTCAGGTCATTgcatcataatcatccaaccTCTCATTGTACTCTAACACCTTCCTCTTTATCTTTGATGAATCTACCCATGTAACGAAGTCTTCCATGTTCCTCGTCACAAGAAATGCTGGGTCAGTAACTGTGTCTGGACCCACTCTAATATGCCCCTGTTCAATATATGTTACTGCTTCTTTCAAGTGCTCTGCAAACTTCAACCTCACGAGGACAGTTGATAATCTACGCCTGCAAATATACAGATGATAATGCAAAAGCTGTCAGCATAGCAACCTATAGACTTAGGGCTCCTGATAGTAGGCGTTGCTAAAAGATGGAGATGGAAAACAAAGTAGAATTTCCTTCACATCATTAGTCACCAGGAGAGGATGGCTAAATATGATCCCATATTTCTAACTTTCAAAGAAAGCAATTATGAGAGAATTTACATGCATTGGAAGAATGCATACCTGCAAAAGGAAGACACAGACAAGCGTTCACACAAAGCCAAGCTCTTTCTGGAGGGAATCACGCCAATATTATAGCTGGCATTGACATGGGAACATCATCATAAGGCTTTATGGTGAAAAGGTGAAGTATGGAATAATTGTCAGTGAAATTAAGCAGGCTCAAGTATTCCAATGTATTTTGACTGTGTAGAGTATAAAATGCCATGGCATTAATTAACAAGAAGTAAACATACAGACAAAATCAGGTATTCTCTGCAGTAATCTATTGTTCATCTCTAAACATAAAAAGGCAAAAATGGCTTTCGATGAACCAACCTGATATGTTCTCCACAGTAATCTATTGTTCatctaaacataaaaaggcAAAAATGGCTTTCGATGAACCAACCTGATATGTTCTCTACAGTAATCAATTGTTCatctaaacataaaaaggcAAAATTGGCTTTCGATGAACCAACCTGATATGTTCTCTGCAGTAATCTATtgttcatccaaaaataaaaaggcaaaAGTCACTTTAGATGAATGAACAAACCTGATAAGCTTATCAGGGTCACTCATCAATCTCAGCTATGTGGCGGGATTATGTGGCAATTCTGACTGTTGTATAGATAGGTTTAGGATTAGATTAGTGATCCAGACTGATTAGATCTGATAGATCTGATTAGCCTGTGGGTTTACTCGCattcataaataaaaacaagCTGAAACTATCCAAAAGTCCTGAAGTTGATGCATAGATGGATGAAGTCCATTAAACATAGAACCTAGTTAAGGAGTAACAAAGACAAGGTGTCAAGTGTCGGTATTATAGGTGGATAAAGTCCATTAAACATGGAACCTAGTAACAAATCcattgatgcagttgcacgatggacttagagaaaaaaaaaaaaaatcttttgatttgattctctttggatttagaaacaatttctattgtattaattagtttctaattttagattagtttccattaattatttgatttttcctttatattagtcatgtaatagagaagaactcagttttgagatttgaagttttaatGAATAGAGATTTGATatgaaaaccatggctgccgtgggctgttttccccctccctgactctctgaaatcttctctccactcttgtttcttcttctttctttcctgctctctttctctgtttctgggtgATGGTTGCAGCCCCAAATAAGTGGGTCGACCTCCTTCATTCTTGAACTACTTGGACCAAGACCTTGATCGAAGGTTTCCTACCTACAGGCGATCAAAAACCTGGAGTATTACATCCAAGACTTTGTTCTGTTCTGAGAAATCAaactcagattcagatctggttctgaaACCCTCCGCCAGCCCTGATATCAGAGAGGAAACTCCATTTTTTTACTtcctgttttggctgaacctcGGCTGGAATCACAAGACCTGTGAGCTGCGATTCTTCCTTCCAAGCCCAAGGTCTATCCATGCTGGTGTGAGAGAGCTCCATCAAAAGTATCGAAGCTGCCCTCTTTTCTGATTCTGACGCAGGATTGAAGAAAGAGTCATgagtttgttttatttcttttgcattCTGATTTCCAGTTATGCCCTTCTCCTTGTCTCTAATTCTCTCACGTCCTAAACTCATATTGTGTTTCCTAATTTATCCCCATCCAATAATCGTCAATTCCCTTTAGGTCCCatctcccaaatagctcatTAACtaatctggttatttacaattctgccagcCCCTTTATaacttcagcttaattacaattctgccatttagttgaagctttatttcaatacaattgttattgggtgttgcctttgttttattgagtgttaagtgggccctaagcgatccgatttcagtctatTGGAATCCAGTTCCGCATCATCCATGGTGTCAAGTGTCGGTATCAGTCAAAAGTATAGGGAGGGTGGTTTTAAG from Macadamia integrifolia cultivar HAES 741 chromosome 14, SCU_Mint_v3, whole genome shotgun sequence encodes the following:
- the LOC122061549 gene encoding U3 small nucleolar ribonucleoprotein protein IMP3 → MRKLKFHEKKLLKKVNFLEWKREGGHREAFVMQRYHVTGRDDYKKYSGLCRMVQKLVNILKQMDPRDPFRIEMTEMILEKLYNIGVIPSRKSLALCERLSVSSFCRRRLSTVLVRLKFAEHLKEAVTYIEQGHIRVGPDTVTDPAFLVTRNMEDFVTWVDSSKIKRKVLEYNERLDDYDAMT